A region of Brevinema andersonii DNA encodes the following proteins:
- a CDS encoding EAL and HDOD domain-containing protein, producing MKLLLGRQAILDREKNLAAYELLFRNLDNTSICSETEATASVLSTALNMFGTESILGNKRGFINIGMDLLRKDLLDILPPKKYVIEILETQIPSPELIQLIRHLKTKGYIFALDDFVINDENLIYWRPVLQEVQIVKVDVLETTEKNLKTKTEILAAYNVALLAEKVETTEIFDLCYDLGFHYFQGYFFTKPSLVEGTGFDTNTQGIIQIIKLLKQDVEIEDIERILKNHPDLIISLLKLVNSASVSPIQEITSIRQTIALLGKRALSQWLLLMLYSKKMSESQTTSSNPLFLLAAQRGKMMELIIRSHAGSKISRTLSDESFLTGLLSLSDTLLHVPLKIILEEIHVSKGISDALLFNKGHLGSALMIVKMLEQNQINKIYDLIRDFHMDVESINKISVDSMSYSHEFAKAF from the coding sequence ATGAAATTACTTTTAGGCCGACAAGCTATACTAGACCGTGAAAAAAATTTAGCTGCATACGAACTACTGTTTCGAAATTTGGACAACACATCAATCTGCTCAGAAACCGAAGCCACAGCATCGGTACTTTCGACAGCACTGAATATGTTTGGCACCGAAAGCATCCTAGGTAACAAAAGAGGCTTTATCAATATCGGTATGGACCTCTTGAGGAAAGATCTTCTCGATATTCTGCCTCCAAAAAAATATGTTATTGAAATACTTGAAACTCAAATACCATCACCCGAGCTGATACAATTGATCCGACATTTGAAGACAAAAGGATATATTTTTGCGCTAGATGATTTTGTAATTAACGACGAAAATTTAATATATTGGCGCCCTGTGCTGCAGGAAGTTCAAATTGTAAAAGTCGATGTTTTGGAAACAACGGAAAAAAATCTCAAAACAAAAACAGAAATTCTTGCTGCTTACAATGTCGCTCTATTAGCTGAAAAAGTAGAAACTACAGAGATATTTGATTTATGCTATGATTTAGGGTTTCATTATTTTCAAGGGTATTTTTTTACAAAGCCAAGTCTTGTCGAAGGAACCGGATTTGATACAAATACTCAAGGAATTATTCAAATAATCAAGCTTTTAAAACAAGACGTTGAAATCGAAGATATTGAGAGAATTTTAAAAAATCATCCAGATTTAATAATATCGCTGTTGAAACTGGTAAACTCAGCAAGTGTGTCTCCTATTCAAGAGATCACCTCCATCAGACAAACGATCGCTTTATTAGGAAAACGAGCTTTATCACAATGGCTACTTCTGATGCTTTACTCCAAAAAGATGTCCGAAAGCCAAACTACAAGTTCAAACCCTTTATTTTTATTAGCTGCGCAGCGTGGGAAAATGATGGAATTAATTATTCGTTCTCATGCAGGCAGCAAAATTTCTCGCACACTGTCTGACGAATCCTTTCTAACAGGACTACTATCACTGAGTGACACTTTACTACATGTTCCTTTGAAAATAATTCTTGAGGAAATCCATGTTTCTAAAGGAATTAGTGACGCTTTGCTGTTTAACAAAGGACATTTAGGAAGCGCTTTAATGATTGTAAAAATGCTGGAACAAAATCAAATAAACAAAATTTATGATTTAATCCGAGATTTTCACATGGACGTAGAATCAATTAATAAGATTTCTGTTGATTCTATGAGTTATTCTCATGAGTTTGCAAAAGCTTTTTAA
- the obgE gene encoding GTPase ObgE codes for MIFKDEVNICVSSGKGGDGCVSFRREKFIPEGGPDGGDGGNGGDVVFQVSSNLNTLANFHEGQKFKAKNGADGMGRKKFGRKGDDLILQVPPGTIIYEILEDGSSRFLADLSSEQQKYIAARGGCGGKGNVHFKSSVKQSPQYAQKGKPSIQKYLRLELKLIAHIGFAGFPNAGKSSLIARLTNAHPKVADYQFTTLVPNLGIMVPSSFEDGLIIADIPGLIQGAHAGKGLGLEFLKHIERTKLLLFVLDITDDPQQKFTILQHELSLYSEELESRPFAVCLNKIDLMSEFSEEILCFIDELKHQDIVVFTVSAATGQGLEEMKKLLYSLWKSLPDTDVIQDHGFDDFTQGVDL; via the coding sequence ATGATTTTTAAGGATGAAGTAAATATTTGTGTCTCTTCTGGAAAGGGGGGAGATGGTTGTGTGTCGTTTCGGCGTGAAAAATTTATTCCAGAAGGCGGTCCCGATGGTGGTGATGGTGGTAATGGTGGTGATGTTGTCTTTCAAGTGAGCTCTAATCTTAATACTCTAGCAAATTTTCATGAGGGTCAGAAGTTCAAAGCCAAAAATGGCGCTGACGGCATGGGAAGAAAAAAATTCGGACGCAAAGGTGATGATTTAATTTTGCAGGTTCCTCCAGGAACTATCATTTATGAAATTCTTGAAGACGGTTCTAGTAGATTTTTAGCAGATTTGTCGTCTGAGCAACAAAAATATATAGCGGCACGTGGAGGGTGTGGTGGCAAAGGAAATGTTCATTTTAAAAGTTCTGTCAAGCAAAGTCCTCAATATGCTCAGAAAGGAAAACCTAGTATACAAAAATATTTGCGATTGGAATTAAAATTAATTGCCCATATCGGATTTGCCGGTTTTCCTAATGCTGGGAAATCATCTTTAATAGCTCGTCTAACCAATGCACATCCTAAAGTTGCTGATTATCAGTTTACTACCCTGGTACCTAATTTAGGTATTATGGTTCCATCTTCTTTTGAAGATGGGCTGATAATTGCTGATATTCCTGGCTTGATTCAAGGCGCGCATGCCGGGAAAGGATTAGGCCTTGAGTTTCTTAAGCATATTGAGCGAACAAAATTATTGCTCTTTGTGTTGGACATTACGGATGATCCACAGCAGAAATTTACTATATTGCAGCATGAATTATCTTTGTATTCGGAAGAATTGGAATCTCGACCTTTTGCTGTATGTCTTAACAAGATTGATTTAATGTCTGAATTTTCTGAAGAAATTCTATGTTTTATTGATGAACTAAAACATCAAGATATCGTGGTTTTCACAGTTAGTGCTGCAACTGGTCAGGGCTTAGAGGAAATGAAAAAATTACTTTACAGTCTTTGGAAATCTCTGCCGGATACAGATGTTATTCAAGATCATGGTTTTGATGATTTTACACAGGGGGTGGATTTGTAA